A single window of Nocardia sp. NBC_01327 DNA harbors:
- a CDS encoding winged helix-turn-helix domain-containing protein, which translates to MPTLTVAAARRTALAAQGFAAARPSAPATRRTVWKALESTKLLQLDSVSAVVRAHYAPVFSRIGAYDTALLDEAAWSDTARRPRKLVEYWAHEAALIPVQDWALMRWRMVEYRHGRWNGMRQVTQRNPGLADDVKGVLKEFGASTAGEIERHLELDRPRSKDHWGWNYSDTKVVCEALFAAGEVSAPKRVGFQRHYDLSERVIPPEVYAREIDEADAVRELVRRAAAAHGIGTETDLRDYYRLNRRQTEPAIADLLDAGELTQVAVAGWDKPAYLHTEARTPRGITGAALLCPFDPLIFFRARTERLFDFHYRIEIYTPEHKRVHGYYVFPFLLDGELVGRVDLRADRNTGVLRVPGAFAEPGHNNARVVAELAGALREMADWLALDTFEVGERGDLAPALRRELSSRLRV; encoded by the coding sequence ATCCCGACCCTGACCGTCGCTGCGGCGCGTCGCACCGCCCTGGCCGCCCAGGGGTTCGCCGCGGCCCGGCCCAGCGCTCCCGCGACGCGGCGGACGGTGTGGAAAGCGCTGGAGAGCACGAAGCTATTGCAGCTCGATTCGGTGTCCGCGGTGGTGCGGGCGCACTACGCGCCGGTGTTCAGCCGGATCGGCGCCTACGACACCGCACTGCTGGACGAGGCCGCCTGGAGCGATACCGCGCGCCGTCCGCGCAAGCTCGTCGAATACTGGGCGCACGAGGCGGCGCTGATTCCGGTGCAGGATTGGGCGCTCATGCGCTGGCGCATGGTGGAGTACCGGCACGGGCGCTGGAACGGTATGCGGCAAGTGACACAGCGCAATCCGGGGCTCGCCGATGATGTCAAGGGTGTGCTGAAGGAGTTCGGCGCGAGCACCGCGGGGGAGATCGAGCGCCATCTGGAACTGGATCGTCCACGGTCCAAGGATCATTGGGGCTGGAACTACAGCGATACCAAGGTGGTGTGCGAGGCGCTGTTCGCGGCGGGGGAGGTCTCCGCACCCAAACGCGTTGGCTTCCAACGGCATTACGATCTGTCCGAGCGCGTCATTCCGCCCGAGGTGTACGCGCGCGAGATCGACGAGGCCGACGCCGTCCGGGAACTGGTCCGCAGGGCCGCGGCCGCGCACGGCATCGGCACCGAAACCGATCTGCGCGACTACTACCGGCTGAACCGCCGTCAGACCGAACCCGCCATCGCGGATCTGCTCGACGCGGGTGAGCTCACCCAGGTCGCCGTGGCGGGCTGGGACAAACCGGCCTATCTGCACACCGAAGCGCGCACCCCGCGCGGTATCACCGGGGCGGCGCTGCTGTGCCCCTTCGATCCGCTGATCTTCTTCCGCGCCCGCACCGAGCGCCTCTTCGATTTCCACTACCGCATCGAGATCTACACGCCGGAACACAAACGCGTGCACGGCTATTACGTCTTCCCGTTCCTGCTCGACGGTGAACTGGTCGGCCGGGTCGACCTACGCGCGGACCGCAATACCGGGGTGCTGCGGGTGCCCGGCGCCTTCGCCGAACCCGGCCACAACAATGCCCGGGTGGTGGCGGAACTTGCTGGGGCGCTGCGGGAAATGGCCGATTGGCTCGCGCTGGACACCTTCGAGGTGGGGGAGCGCGGCGATCTCGCGCCCGCGCTGAGGCGCGAGCTGAGCTCGCGCCTGCGCGTCTAA